In one Balaenoptera acutorostrata chromosome 5, mBalAcu1.1, whole genome shotgun sequence genomic region, the following are encoded:
- the SH3TC1 gene encoding SH3 domain and tetratricopeptide repeat-containing protein 1 isoform X1, with product MEGPAETAAEEPAPTGRGPVGPSGGSGDRGVQRAGASASVIWQRTGPEEAKSTVGSGPCSDTDATPAPGVSPPAAGPSPGQMGSYPTDLTLQLLAVQRKSGLPDPSLQQVLRGRLRLLENDSWQVARALGELSARLLSIHSDQDRIVVTFKTFEEIWKFSTYHALGFTHHCLENLLVDQTFWLLEPDEDEETAIQVHVDEEALKLTHESLLFQEGPFFVRCPDHHVRVMSGLQPLRQASGFPQAEAAPAVDSLAPSHSTSSEEGTAVEPLIPFHQWALRVPWDPINDSMGGPVMPDIQPMAVGLASAVADCQGSGPEEMTFRGGDHIEILGAQVPGLPWFLGRHAASGQVAFVQTSLIRVQGQASDLESVIFLNEEERSFFSSEGRFSEEDARQLLRRTSSMDVCTVYSLDTEEAETEQQEEHEMPPPCLHPEPRETLQKVKNVLERCKSCQGCPKEPTSPGAHGASSGASSPDTKSCRGCPEKPGSPGVHGASSGASSPDTKEPSFCLDAGAERADPEALGSLLLFLDKPGFEAGFQGLYDLSPPQLSGAFGGFTDEEELARLLAEARGLAKKAGLPMALARLCFLLGRLCVRRLKLSQARVYFEEALGALGGRFGDLVLVAAVYTGLAAVHLRQKNREKCGQMVPKALALLLGTPGHVGGSEAESALLQLGLRRAIGARSPQAEARACFLLAEHHARVKQPEEALPFLERLLQLHGAWGASGASWPIDCYLLLADVYSRKCLPQLALSCVKVATRRARGSLDSALRSAALVLRNSPRLPRLPAQLAPYLLRALASPASGAGRALRGPIYASLAQLHSHHGRQGRAIAFMTRAAETDAQTGGRTVVDRLVALAWLHVLHRQIPAALDILESVLEAAVASLDQEGVIANMVAIALKRMGRTRQAAESYYRALRVARRLGCQRNKAVVLANFGTLCLQTGAGRLAQHYFLEAVKLFSRLPSGECGPDFTQVLLRLGHLCTRRALTRQGKCYYEWAFLVAVETDHLESQLHAVQRLCHFYSTVMPSEAQCVVYHEFQLSLARRVADKVLEGQLLEAISQLYLSLGTERAYKSALEYTKRSLGIFIDLQKKEKEAYAWLQAGKIYYILQQNELVDLYIQVAQNAALYTGDPKLGLQLFEAAGDIFFNGTWEREKAVSFYRDRALPLAVTTGSQEAELRLCNKLAALLAKTEAPQEGLEFAHTALALSVTLGDRLNERVAYHRLAALHQQLGRGELAEHFYLKALSLCTSPLEFDEETLYYVKVYLVLGDIIFYDLKDPLDAAGYYQLALAAAVDLGDKEAQMKIYMRLAAIYHNFLLDREKSLFFYQKARTFATELNIRRGHLAPGRCCGRAAWLVPGPPS from the exons ATGGAGGGCCCGGCGGAGACGGCCGCTGAGGAGCCGGCCCCGACGGGGAGGGGGCCCGTGGGGCCCTCGGGAGGCAGCGGTGACCGCGGGGTCCAGAGAGCGGGAGCAAGTGCGTCAGTCATCTGGCAGCGAACAGGGCCTGAGGAGGCCAAGTCTACGGTTGGAAGCG GACCCTGCTCTGACACAGATGCCACTCCTGCCCCTGGCGTCTCTCCACCGGCTGCTGGGCCCTCTCCCGGCCAGATGGGCTCCTACCCCACAG ACCTGACCTTGCAGCTGCTGGCTGTGCAGAGGAAGAGCGGATTGCCCGACCCCAGCCTGCAGCAGGTCCTGCGGGGCCGGCTCCGTCTTCTGGAGAATGACAGCTGGCAGGTGGCCCGTGCCCTCGGG GAGCTATCGGCCAGGCTGTTGTCCATCCACAGTGACCAGGATCGGATTGTGGTGACGTTTAAGACTTTCGAAGAAATCTGGAAGTTCTCCACCTACCACGCTCTCG GCTTCACTCATCACTGCCTGGAAAACCTGCTCGTGGACCAGACATTCTGGCTGCTCGAGCCTGACGAGGACGAGGAGACGGCCATCCAAGTCCACGTGGACGAGGAGGCCTTGAAGCTGACACACGAGAGCCTCCTTTTCCAGGAAG GGCCTTTCTTTGTCCGGTGTCCTGACCACCACGTGAGAGTGATGAGTGGCCTCCAGCCCCTCAGGCAGGCTTCGGGGTTTCCCCAGGCAGAGGCGGCACCGGCAGTGGACTCTTTGGCCCCCAGCCACAGCACGTCCTCGGAGGAGGGGACAGCAGTGGAGCCTTTGATTCCGTTCCATCA ATGGGCTCTTAGGGTCCCCTGGGACCCCATCAACGACTCCATGGGTGGACCTGTGATGCCGGACATCCAGCCAATGG CTGTGGGCCTGGCCTCGGCCGTGGCGGACTGCCAGGGCTCAGGGCCTGAAGAGATGACCTTCCGAGGCGGTGACCACATCGAGATCCTGGGTGCCCAGGTGCCTGGCCTGCCCTGGTTCCTGGGCCGGCACGCGGCCTCCGGCCAGGTCGCCTTTGTGCAGACGAGCCTCATCCGTGTGCAGGGCCAAGCGTCTGA cttggAAAGTGTGATTTTTCTCAATGAAGAGGAAAGGTCTTTCTTCAGCAGCGAAGGACGCTTTTCTGAGGAGGACGCCAGGCAGCTACTGAGGAGGACGTCCAGCATGGACGTCTGCACTGTGTACAGCTTGG ACACAGAAGAAGCTGAGACAGAGCAGCAGGAAGAACATG AGATGCCCCCGCCTTGCCTGCACCCAGAGCCACGTGAGACCCTGCAGAAGGTGAAGAATGTCCTAGAACGATGCAAGTCCTGCCAGGGCTGCCCCAAGGAGCCAACGTCCCCGGGTGCCCACGGGGCCTCCAGTGGTGCGAGCTCGCCGGACACCAAGTCCTGCCGGGGTTGCCCTGAGAAGCCAGGGTCCCCGGGTGTCCACGGGGCCTCCAGTGGTGCGAGCTCGCCGGACACCAAGGAGCCCTCCTTCTGCCTGGACGCCGGGGCTGAGCGGGCTGACCCGGAGGCCCTGGGCTCCCTGCTGCTGTTCTTGGACAAGCCCGGCTTCGAGGCCGGCTTCCAGGGCCTGTACGACCTCTCCCCGCCCCAGCTGAGCGGCGCGTTCGGCGGCTTCACTGACGAAGAGGAGCTGGCCCGGCTTCTGGCTGAGGCCCGGGGGCTGGCCAAGAAGGCCGGGCTGCCCATGGCCCTGGCCAGGCTCTGCTTCCTGCTGGGGCGGCTGTGCGTGCGGCGGCTGAAGCTGTCCCAGGCCCGCGTGTACTTCGAGGAAGCCCTGGGGGCGCTGGGGGGCCGCTTCGGAGACCTCGTCCTGGTGGCGGCCGTGTACACCGGCCTGGCCGCTGTCCACCTGCGGCAGAAGAACAGGGAGAAGTGTGGGCAGATGGTGCCCAAGGCCTTGGCCCTGCTCCTCGGGACGCCCGGCCACGTGGGCGGCTCCGAGGCCGAGTCGGCGCTCCTGCAGCTCGGCCTGCGGAGGGCTATCGGCGCCCGCAGCCCGCAGGCCGAGGCCCGGGCCTGCTTCCTGCTGGCCGAGCACCACGCCCGCGTCAAGCAGCCCGAGGAGGCCCTGCCCTTCCTGGAGAGGCTGCTGCAGCTGCACGGGGCCTGGGGGGCCTCGGGCGCCTCGTGGCCCATAGACTGCTACCTGCTGCTGGCGGACGTCTACAGCCGCAAGTGCCTCCCGCAGCTGGCGCTGAGCTGCGTCAAGGTGGCCACGCGGCGGGCGCGGGGCTCGCTGGACAGCGCGCTCCGGAGCGCGGCCCTGGTCCTGCGGAACAGCCCCCGgctcccccgcctccccgcccAGCTCGCCCCCTACCTCCTGCGGGCCCTGGCCTCCCCGGCCTCGGGCGCGGGGCGGGCGCTGCGTGGCCCCATCTACGCCAGCCTGGCCCAGCTGCACAGCCACCACGGGCGACAGGGCAGGGCTATCGCCTTCATGACGCGGGCCGCGGAGACGGACGCCCAGACTGGCGGCCGCACGGTCGTGGACCGCCTGGTGGCCCTCGCCTGGTTGCACGTGCTTCACAGGCAGATCCCGGCAGCCCTGGACATCTTGGAGTCCGTCCTGGAGGCGGCGGTGGCCTCCCTGGACCAGGAGGGCGTGATCGCCAACATGGTAGCTATTGCCCTGAAGAGGATGGGCAGGACTCGGCAGGCGGCCGAGAGCTACTACCGCGCCCTGCGGGTTGCCAGGCGCCTGGGTTGCCAGCGGAACAAGGCGGTGGTCCTGGCCAACTTCGGGACCCTGTGCCTGCAGACCGGCGCCGGCAGGCTGGCCCAGCACTACTTCCTGGAGGCCGTGAAGCTCTTCTCGCGGCTGCCCAGCGGAGAGTGCGGCCCAGACTTCACCCAGGTGCTCCTGCGGCTGGGTCACCTGTGCACCCGCAGGGCTCTCACCCGGCAGGGCAAGTGCTACTACGAGTGGGCCTTTCTGGTCGCCGTGGAGACGGACCATTTGGAGA GCCAGTTGCACGCCGTCCAGCGGCTGTGTCACTTCTACAGCACGGTCATGCCCAGTGAGGCCCAGTGCGTCGTCTACCACGAGTTCCAGCTTTCGCTGGCCCGCAGGGTGGCTGACAAGGTGCTGGAGGGGCAGCTCCTGGAGGCCATCAGCCAACTCTACCTGTCCCTGGGCACCGAGCG GGCCTACAAATCCGCGCTGGAGTACACCAAGCGCAGTCTGGGGATATTCATCGACCtgcagaagaaggagaaagaggcatATGCCTGGCTGCAGGCGGGGAAGATCTACTACATCCTCCAGCAGAACGAGCTGGTGGATCTCTACATCCAG GTGGCACAGAACGCGGCCCTGTACACAGGGGACCCCAAGCTGGGGCTGCAGCTCTTTGAGGCGGCTGGAGACATCTTCTTCAATGGGACCTGGGAGCGGGAGAAAGCCGTGTCCTTCTACCGG GACCGGGCACTGCCCCTGGCCGTGACCACGGGGAGCCAGGAGGCCGAGCTGCGGCTGTGCAACAAGCTGGCAGCGCTGCTGGCCAAGACGGAGGCGCCGCAGGAGGGCCTGGAGTTCGCCCACACGGCCCTGGCGCTCAGCGTCACCCTGG GGGACCGGCTGAACGAGCGCGTGGCCTACCATCGGCTGGCCGCGCTGCACCAGCAGCTGGGCCGCGGGGAGCTGGCAGAGCACTTCTACCTCAAGGCGCTCTCGCTCTGCACCTCGCCGCTGGAGTTTGACGAGGAGACCCTGTACTACGTGAAGGTGTATCTGGTGCTTGGCGACATCATCTTCTACGACCTCAAG GACCCGCTCGACGCGGCTGGGTATTACCAGCTGGCGCTGGCAGCGGCCGTGGACCTGGGCGACAAGGAGGCGCAGATGAAGATCTACATGCGCCTGGCTGCCATCTACCACAACTTCCTCCTGGACCGTGAGAAGTCCCTGTTCTTCTACCAGAAGGCTCGGACCTTTGCCACCGAGCTCAACATCCGCCGGGGACACCTGGCCCCTGGGCGGTGCTGCGGGCGGGCGGCCTGGCTGGTCCCCGGGCCCCCGTCCTGA
- the SH3TC1 gene encoding SH3 domain and tetratricopeptide repeat-containing protein 1 isoform X2: protein MPAPSVLVPKEDEPRPCSDTDATPAPGVSPPAAGPSPGQMGSYPTDLTLQLLAVQRKSGLPDPSLQQVLRGRLRLLENDSWQVARALGELSARLLSIHSDQDRIVVTFKTFEEIWKFSTYHALGFTHHCLENLLVDQTFWLLEPDEDEETAIQVHVDEEALKLTHESLLFQEGPFFVRCPDHHVRVMSGLQPLRQASGFPQAEAAPAVDSLAPSHSTSSEEGTAVEPLIPFHQWALRVPWDPINDSMGGPVMPDIQPMAVGLASAVADCQGSGPEEMTFRGGDHIEILGAQVPGLPWFLGRHAASGQVAFVQTSLIRVQGQASDLESVIFLNEEERSFFSSEGRFSEEDARQLLRRTSSMDVCTVYSLDTEEAETEQQEEHEMPPPCLHPEPRETLQKVKNVLERCKSCQGCPKEPTSPGAHGASSGASSPDTKSCRGCPEKPGSPGVHGASSGASSPDTKEPSFCLDAGAERADPEALGSLLLFLDKPGFEAGFQGLYDLSPPQLSGAFGGFTDEEELARLLAEARGLAKKAGLPMALARLCFLLGRLCVRRLKLSQARVYFEEALGALGGRFGDLVLVAAVYTGLAAVHLRQKNREKCGQMVPKALALLLGTPGHVGGSEAESALLQLGLRRAIGARSPQAEARACFLLAEHHARVKQPEEALPFLERLLQLHGAWGASGASWPIDCYLLLADVYSRKCLPQLALSCVKVATRRARGSLDSALRSAALVLRNSPRLPRLPAQLAPYLLRALASPASGAGRALRGPIYASLAQLHSHHGRQGRAIAFMTRAAETDAQTGGRTVVDRLVALAWLHVLHRQIPAALDILESVLEAAVASLDQEGVIANMVAIALKRMGRTRQAAESYYRALRVARRLGCQRNKAVVLANFGTLCLQTGAGRLAQHYFLEAVKLFSRLPSGECGPDFTQVLLRLGHLCTRRALTRQGKCYYEWAFLVAVETDHLESQLHAVQRLCHFYSTVMPSEAQCVVYHEFQLSLARRVADKVLEGQLLEAISQLYLSLGTERAYKSALEYTKRSLGIFIDLQKKEKEAYAWLQAGKIYYILQQNELVDLYIQVAQNAALYTGDPKLGLQLFEAAGDIFFNGTWEREKAVSFYRDRALPLAVTTGSQEAELRLCNKLAALLAKTEAPQEGLEFAHTALALSVTLGDRLNERVAYHRLAALHQQLGRGELAEHFYLKALSLCTSPLEFDEETLYYVKVYLVLGDIIFYDLKDPLDAAGYYQLALAAAVDLGDKEAQMKIYMRLAAIYHNFLLDREKSLFFYQKARTFATELNIRRGHLAPGRCCGRAAWLVPGPPS from the exons ATGCCTGCGCCGTCAGTGCTTGTGCCGAAGGAAGATGAGCCCA GACCCTGCTCTGACACAGATGCCACTCCTGCCCCTGGCGTCTCTCCACCGGCTGCTGGGCCCTCTCCCGGCCAGATGGGCTCCTACCCCACAG ACCTGACCTTGCAGCTGCTGGCTGTGCAGAGGAAGAGCGGATTGCCCGACCCCAGCCTGCAGCAGGTCCTGCGGGGCCGGCTCCGTCTTCTGGAGAATGACAGCTGGCAGGTGGCCCGTGCCCTCGGG GAGCTATCGGCCAGGCTGTTGTCCATCCACAGTGACCAGGATCGGATTGTGGTGACGTTTAAGACTTTCGAAGAAATCTGGAAGTTCTCCACCTACCACGCTCTCG GCTTCACTCATCACTGCCTGGAAAACCTGCTCGTGGACCAGACATTCTGGCTGCTCGAGCCTGACGAGGACGAGGAGACGGCCATCCAAGTCCACGTGGACGAGGAGGCCTTGAAGCTGACACACGAGAGCCTCCTTTTCCAGGAAG GGCCTTTCTTTGTCCGGTGTCCTGACCACCACGTGAGAGTGATGAGTGGCCTCCAGCCCCTCAGGCAGGCTTCGGGGTTTCCCCAGGCAGAGGCGGCACCGGCAGTGGACTCTTTGGCCCCCAGCCACAGCACGTCCTCGGAGGAGGGGACAGCAGTGGAGCCTTTGATTCCGTTCCATCA ATGGGCTCTTAGGGTCCCCTGGGACCCCATCAACGACTCCATGGGTGGACCTGTGATGCCGGACATCCAGCCAATGG CTGTGGGCCTGGCCTCGGCCGTGGCGGACTGCCAGGGCTCAGGGCCTGAAGAGATGACCTTCCGAGGCGGTGACCACATCGAGATCCTGGGTGCCCAGGTGCCTGGCCTGCCCTGGTTCCTGGGCCGGCACGCGGCCTCCGGCCAGGTCGCCTTTGTGCAGACGAGCCTCATCCGTGTGCAGGGCCAAGCGTCTGA cttggAAAGTGTGATTTTTCTCAATGAAGAGGAAAGGTCTTTCTTCAGCAGCGAAGGACGCTTTTCTGAGGAGGACGCCAGGCAGCTACTGAGGAGGACGTCCAGCATGGACGTCTGCACTGTGTACAGCTTGG ACACAGAAGAAGCTGAGACAGAGCAGCAGGAAGAACATG AGATGCCCCCGCCTTGCCTGCACCCAGAGCCACGTGAGACCCTGCAGAAGGTGAAGAATGTCCTAGAACGATGCAAGTCCTGCCAGGGCTGCCCCAAGGAGCCAACGTCCCCGGGTGCCCACGGGGCCTCCAGTGGTGCGAGCTCGCCGGACACCAAGTCCTGCCGGGGTTGCCCTGAGAAGCCAGGGTCCCCGGGTGTCCACGGGGCCTCCAGTGGTGCGAGCTCGCCGGACACCAAGGAGCCCTCCTTCTGCCTGGACGCCGGGGCTGAGCGGGCTGACCCGGAGGCCCTGGGCTCCCTGCTGCTGTTCTTGGACAAGCCCGGCTTCGAGGCCGGCTTCCAGGGCCTGTACGACCTCTCCCCGCCCCAGCTGAGCGGCGCGTTCGGCGGCTTCACTGACGAAGAGGAGCTGGCCCGGCTTCTGGCTGAGGCCCGGGGGCTGGCCAAGAAGGCCGGGCTGCCCATGGCCCTGGCCAGGCTCTGCTTCCTGCTGGGGCGGCTGTGCGTGCGGCGGCTGAAGCTGTCCCAGGCCCGCGTGTACTTCGAGGAAGCCCTGGGGGCGCTGGGGGGCCGCTTCGGAGACCTCGTCCTGGTGGCGGCCGTGTACACCGGCCTGGCCGCTGTCCACCTGCGGCAGAAGAACAGGGAGAAGTGTGGGCAGATGGTGCCCAAGGCCTTGGCCCTGCTCCTCGGGACGCCCGGCCACGTGGGCGGCTCCGAGGCCGAGTCGGCGCTCCTGCAGCTCGGCCTGCGGAGGGCTATCGGCGCCCGCAGCCCGCAGGCCGAGGCCCGGGCCTGCTTCCTGCTGGCCGAGCACCACGCCCGCGTCAAGCAGCCCGAGGAGGCCCTGCCCTTCCTGGAGAGGCTGCTGCAGCTGCACGGGGCCTGGGGGGCCTCGGGCGCCTCGTGGCCCATAGACTGCTACCTGCTGCTGGCGGACGTCTACAGCCGCAAGTGCCTCCCGCAGCTGGCGCTGAGCTGCGTCAAGGTGGCCACGCGGCGGGCGCGGGGCTCGCTGGACAGCGCGCTCCGGAGCGCGGCCCTGGTCCTGCGGAACAGCCCCCGgctcccccgcctccccgcccAGCTCGCCCCCTACCTCCTGCGGGCCCTGGCCTCCCCGGCCTCGGGCGCGGGGCGGGCGCTGCGTGGCCCCATCTACGCCAGCCTGGCCCAGCTGCACAGCCACCACGGGCGACAGGGCAGGGCTATCGCCTTCATGACGCGGGCCGCGGAGACGGACGCCCAGACTGGCGGCCGCACGGTCGTGGACCGCCTGGTGGCCCTCGCCTGGTTGCACGTGCTTCACAGGCAGATCCCGGCAGCCCTGGACATCTTGGAGTCCGTCCTGGAGGCGGCGGTGGCCTCCCTGGACCAGGAGGGCGTGATCGCCAACATGGTAGCTATTGCCCTGAAGAGGATGGGCAGGACTCGGCAGGCGGCCGAGAGCTACTACCGCGCCCTGCGGGTTGCCAGGCGCCTGGGTTGCCAGCGGAACAAGGCGGTGGTCCTGGCCAACTTCGGGACCCTGTGCCTGCAGACCGGCGCCGGCAGGCTGGCCCAGCACTACTTCCTGGAGGCCGTGAAGCTCTTCTCGCGGCTGCCCAGCGGAGAGTGCGGCCCAGACTTCACCCAGGTGCTCCTGCGGCTGGGTCACCTGTGCACCCGCAGGGCTCTCACCCGGCAGGGCAAGTGCTACTACGAGTGGGCCTTTCTGGTCGCCGTGGAGACGGACCATTTGGAGA GCCAGTTGCACGCCGTCCAGCGGCTGTGTCACTTCTACAGCACGGTCATGCCCAGTGAGGCCCAGTGCGTCGTCTACCACGAGTTCCAGCTTTCGCTGGCCCGCAGGGTGGCTGACAAGGTGCTGGAGGGGCAGCTCCTGGAGGCCATCAGCCAACTCTACCTGTCCCTGGGCACCGAGCG GGCCTACAAATCCGCGCTGGAGTACACCAAGCGCAGTCTGGGGATATTCATCGACCtgcagaagaaggagaaagaggcatATGCCTGGCTGCAGGCGGGGAAGATCTACTACATCCTCCAGCAGAACGAGCTGGTGGATCTCTACATCCAG GTGGCACAGAACGCGGCCCTGTACACAGGGGACCCCAAGCTGGGGCTGCAGCTCTTTGAGGCGGCTGGAGACATCTTCTTCAATGGGACCTGGGAGCGGGAGAAAGCCGTGTCCTTCTACCGG GACCGGGCACTGCCCCTGGCCGTGACCACGGGGAGCCAGGAGGCCGAGCTGCGGCTGTGCAACAAGCTGGCAGCGCTGCTGGCCAAGACGGAGGCGCCGCAGGAGGGCCTGGAGTTCGCCCACACGGCCCTGGCGCTCAGCGTCACCCTGG GGGACCGGCTGAACGAGCGCGTGGCCTACCATCGGCTGGCCGCGCTGCACCAGCAGCTGGGCCGCGGGGAGCTGGCAGAGCACTTCTACCTCAAGGCGCTCTCGCTCTGCACCTCGCCGCTGGAGTTTGACGAGGAGACCCTGTACTACGTGAAGGTGTATCTGGTGCTTGGCGACATCATCTTCTACGACCTCAAG GACCCGCTCGACGCGGCTGGGTATTACCAGCTGGCGCTGGCAGCGGCCGTGGACCTGGGCGACAAGGAGGCGCAGATGAAGATCTACATGCGCCTGGCTGCCATCTACCACAACTTCCTCCTGGACCGTGAGAAGTCCCTGTTCTTCTACCAGAAGGCTCGGACCTTTGCCACCGAGCTCAACATCCGCCGGGGACACCTGGCCCCTGGGCGGTGCTGCGGGCGGGCGGCCTGGCTGGTCCCCGGGCCCCCGTCCTGA